A stretch of the Mycobacterium shigaense genome encodes the following:
- the lon gene encoding endopeptidase La — MSEAKSVPVLFVTDSIVLPGMVVPIALDEAARAAIDAAQASESGELLIAPRLEDRYPSHGVIAKILQVGRIAGGGGTAAVVRGERRAQIGTGASGPGTALWVEVTEVPEAAPTDEVKGLAAEYKKLLLAMLQRREAWQIIDYVNSLTDPSALADTSGYASYLTDVQKRELLETTDVAERLRVLIDWTGSHLAEVEVNDKIAEDVRDGMEKTQKEFLLRQQLAAIRKELGEGEPDGSDDYRARVEAAELPQKVGEAALREVGKLERASDQSPESGWIRTWLDTVLDLPWNIRTEDSTDLAAAREILDADHHGLDDVKDRIVEYLAVRTRRAQRGLQVVGGRGSGAVMVLAGPPGVGKTSLGESVARALGRKFVRVALGGVRDEAEIRGHRRTYVGALPGRIVRAIGEAGSMNPVVLLDEIDKVGSDYRGDPSAALLEVLDPAQNHTFRDHYLDLDLDLSDVVFLATANVIENIPSALLDRMELVQIDGYTEDDKVAIARDYLLPRQRDRAALNDDEVTVTDAALRKIAADYTREPGVRQFERLLAKALRKVTTKIADEPVTIDEPDLVDYLGRPRFTPESAERTAVPGVATGLAVTGLGGDVLYIEAGATDGEPGLQLTGQLGDVMKESAQIALSYVRSHAAELGVDPKALDQRIHVHVPAGAVPKDGPSAGVTMVTALVSMATGRQVRSDVGMTGEVTLNGRVLPIGGVKQKLLAAQRAGLSTVFIPIRNEPDLDDVPAEVLDALTVKPMTDVADIVAQALEAVAEPATVAA; from the coding sequence ATGTCTGAAGCCAAATCAGTTCCCGTGTTGTTCGTGACCGACTCGATCGTGTTGCCCGGGATGGTCGTGCCGATCGCGTTGGACGAGGCCGCCCGCGCCGCCATCGACGCGGCCCAGGCGAGCGAATCCGGGGAACTGCTGATCGCCCCGCGACTTGAGGACCGCTACCCCTCGCACGGCGTGATCGCGAAGATTCTGCAGGTCGGGCGCATCGCCGGCGGTGGTGGCACCGCTGCCGTGGTGCGCGGTGAACGCCGGGCGCAGATCGGGACGGGGGCGTCCGGGCCCGGGACGGCCCTGTGGGTCGAGGTGACCGAGGTCCCCGAGGCCGCGCCGACCGACGAGGTCAAGGGCCTGGCGGCCGAGTACAAGAAGCTGCTGCTGGCCATGTTGCAGCGCCGCGAGGCCTGGCAGATCATCGACTACGTCAACAGCCTGACCGATCCGTCGGCGCTGGCCGACACCTCCGGGTACGCGTCGTACCTGACCGACGTGCAGAAGCGGGAGCTGCTGGAGACCACCGATGTCGCCGAGCGGCTGCGCGTCCTGATCGACTGGACCGGCTCACACCTTGCCGAGGTCGAGGTCAACGACAAGATCGCCGAGGACGTCCGCGACGGCATGGAGAAGACGCAAAAGGAATTCCTGCTGCGCCAACAGCTGGCCGCCATCCGCAAGGAGCTGGGCGAGGGTGAGCCCGATGGGTCCGACGACTACCGGGCCCGTGTCGAGGCTGCCGAGCTGCCCCAGAAGGTGGGCGAGGCCGCGCTGCGCGAGGTCGGCAAGCTGGAACGGGCCAGCGACCAAAGCCCGGAAAGCGGCTGGATCCGCACCTGGCTGGACACCGTGCTGGACCTGCCGTGGAACATCCGCACCGAGGACTCGACCGACCTGGCCGCCGCCAGGGAGATCCTGGACGCCGATCACCACGGACTGGACGACGTCAAGGACCGCATCGTCGAATACCTGGCCGTGCGGACCCGCCGCGCGCAGCGCGGCCTGCAGGTCGTCGGCGGCCGTGGCTCCGGCGCGGTGATGGTGTTGGCCGGTCCCCCCGGCGTCGGCAAGACTTCGCTGGGCGAGAGTGTGGCGCGGGCGCTGGGCCGCAAATTCGTGCGTGTCGCCCTGGGCGGTGTGCGTGACGAGGCCGAGATCCGCGGGCACCGGCGCACCTACGTCGGCGCGCTGCCGGGCCGCATCGTGCGTGCCATCGGCGAGGCGGGATCGATGAATCCCGTTGTGCTGCTGGACGAAATCGACAAGGTCGGCTCAGACTATCGGGGCGACCCGAGCGCTGCCCTGCTCGAGGTGCTGGACCCGGCGCAGAACCACACCTTCCGCGACCACTACCTGGACCTGGATCTGGACCTGTCCGATGTCGTGTTCCTGGCCACCGCCAACGTGATCGAGAACATCCCGTCGGCGCTGCTGGACCGCATGGAGCTGGTTCAGATCGACGGCTACACCGAGGATGACAAGGTGGCCATCGCCCGGGATTACCTGCTGCCTCGCCAGCGGGACCGGGCGGCGCTGAACGATGACGAGGTCACCGTGACCGACGCGGCGCTGCGCAAGATCGCCGCCGACTACACCCGCGAGCCGGGCGTGCGGCAGTTCGAGCGGCTGCTGGCCAAGGCGCTGCGGAAGGTGACGACGAAGATCGCCGACGAACCGGTGACGATCGACGAGCCCGATCTGGTGGATTACCTTGGCAGGCCGCGGTTTACGCCGGAGTCGGCCGAACGCACCGCGGTGCCCGGAGTCGCTACCGGCCTGGCCGTGACGGGCTTGGGCGGCGATGTGCTCTACATCGAGGCCGGGGCGACCGACGGTGAGCCGGGTTTGCAACTGACCGGGCAACTGGGTGACGTGATGAAGGAATCGGCGCAGATCGCGCTGTCCTATGTGCGCTCACACGCCGCCGAGCTGGGTGTCGACCCCAAGGCACTGGACCAGCGCATCCACGTGCACGTGCCCGCGGGCGCGGTGCCCAAGGACGGCCCGTCGGCGGGTGTCACGATGGTCACCGCGCTGGTGTCGATGGCCACCGGGCGTCAGGTGCGCTCCGACGTCGGCATGACCGGCGAGGTCACGCTGAACGGTCGGGTGCTGCCCATCGGCGGTGTCAAGCAGAAGCTGCTGGCGGCCCAACGGGCAGGATTGTCAACGGTGTTCATCCCGATTCGCAATGAGCCGGACCTGGACGACGTGCCGGCGGAGGTCCTCGATGCGCTGACGGTCAAGCCGATGACCGACGTCGCCGACATCGTGGCGCAGGCGCTGGAAGCGGTGGCCGAACCGGCGACCGTGGCCGCCTGA
- a CDS encoding sulfite exporter TauE/SafE family protein yields MHTAVATSTAIMVVNASSATVASARLGLLRLDYLWPITGFIGVGAALGAAAADWAPESLLHILFVAYIAAIIVDSVIRKGFLTNTSATVAPQPLSRMTSTFAGIGIGSFASFLGIGGSVITVPLMRRKGVAMADATALANPLSLPVAVVGTAVYALAPPAAAHAGQLGYVGLTAAAALLAGSVPAITLTKRILAGRKIPDRVHAAAYLILLGVILVAMVATTAG; encoded by the coding sequence ATGCACACGGCCGTCGCGACGTCCACCGCGATCATGGTCGTCAACGCGTCATCGGCGACCGTTGCCAGCGCCAGGCTCGGCCTGTTGCGCCTCGACTACCTCTGGCCGATCACGGGATTCATCGGAGTCGGGGCGGCGCTGGGGGCGGCCGCGGCTGACTGGGCGCCGGAGAGCCTGCTGCACATACTGTTCGTCGCCTACATCGCCGCGATCATCGTCGACAGCGTCATCCGCAAGGGCTTTCTGACCAACACGAGCGCCACGGTCGCCCCACAACCGTTGAGCCGCATGACGTCGACGTTCGCCGGAATCGGAATCGGTTCCTTCGCAAGCTTTCTCGGCATTGGCGGCAGCGTCATCACCGTTCCCCTGATGCGGCGCAAGGGCGTTGCCATGGCCGACGCCACGGCGCTGGCCAACCCGCTCAGCCTGCCCGTCGCAGTGGTCGGGACCGCCGTTTACGCGCTCGCCCCGCCGGCGGCCGCCCATGCCGGTCAGCTCGGCTACGTCGGCCTCACCGCCGCGGCCGCCCTGCTCGCCGGCTCGGTTCCCGCGATCACGCTCACCAAGCGCATCCTGGCCGGACGCAAGATTCCCGACCGCGTCCACGCCGCCGCTTACCTGATCCTGCTCGGGGTCATCCTGGTCGCCATGGTGGCGACAACGGCGGGCTGA
- a CDS encoding AraC family transcriptional regulator: MRNVPLDDVDAIDRPVLAIGTDYPANHLLESHRHRRAQLLYAATGIMRVDTAAAAWTVPTQRAVLIPPVVDHQVLMDGVSTRSLYLEPSAVPWFPARCQVVDVSPLLRALLLAAVELPADYDPHGRDGALVELIVHEIRSLTALPLDLPMPGRDDLRAACRAFALAPSIEQSPTQWAADLNVSTRTFNRLFRAQTGMTFQQWRQRACVLHAIRLLSVGTPVTRTATELGYDTPAAFSAMFTHQVGSPPKSFQHGLIG; the protein is encoded by the coding sequence GTGCGCAACGTGCCACTCGACGACGTCGACGCGATCGACCGCCCGGTGTTGGCAATCGGGACCGACTACCCGGCGAACCATCTTTTGGAATCTCACCGGCACCGCCGCGCCCAGCTGCTCTATGCGGCGACCGGCATCATGCGCGTCGACACGGCCGCGGCCGCGTGGACCGTGCCCACGCAGCGGGCGGTGCTGATTCCGCCTGTTGTCGACCATCAGGTGCTCATGGACGGCGTCAGCACCCGCAGCCTCTACCTCGAGCCGTCGGCGGTCCCGTGGTTCCCCGCCCGCTGCCAGGTGGTGGACGTCTCGCCGCTGCTGCGGGCCCTGCTGCTCGCCGCGGTCGAGCTACCGGCGGACTACGACCCGCACGGCCGCGACGGCGCGCTGGTTGAGCTGATCGTCCATGAGATCCGGTCGCTGACAGCGCTGCCGCTGGACCTGCCCATGCCCGGACGCGACGACTTGCGCGCCGCGTGCCGGGCGTTCGCGCTGGCCCCGAGCATCGAGCAGTCCCCCACGCAGTGGGCCGCCGACCTAAACGTCAGCACCCGAACCTTTAACCGGCTGTTCCGCGCCCAAACGGGCATGACATTTCAGCAATGGCGCCAGCGCGCCTGCGTACTGCACGCTATCCGGCTGCTCTCAGTGGGCACGCCCGTGACGCGGACCGCGACCGAGCTGGGCTACGACACGCCGGCGGCTTTTTCGGCGATGTTCACCCATCAGGTTGGCTCGCCGCCTAAGTCGTTCCAGCACGGGCTAATTGGCTAA
- a CDS encoding CGNR zinc finger domain-containing protein, translated as MAFTYVSGRLCLDFLGTFKCRGGAEAEELLSSPERLSQWAVQAGLVDEAFRVTDDDLAAAIAVREAGYRIAIARIEQHHLPAADVELINQRAAQPRLTPRLLRTGSVRREGTASQLLASVAADLVDLLAGHDIGNVKRCAHEGCTRLYVDSSRGHNRHWCGMSTCGNKAKVQAFRARRRVLAN; from the coding sequence ATGGCCTTCACGTATGTGAGCGGACGCCTATGCCTGGACTTTCTCGGCACGTTCAAATGCCGCGGGGGCGCCGAGGCCGAGGAGCTGCTGAGCAGCCCCGAACGACTGTCGCAGTGGGCGGTCCAGGCCGGACTGGTGGATGAGGCATTCCGGGTGACCGATGACGATCTCGCGGCCGCCATCGCAGTGCGCGAAGCCGGCTACCGGATCGCGATCGCCAGGATCGAGCAGCACCACCTCCCAGCCGCCGATGTCGAGCTGATCAACCAACGGGCGGCGCAACCCCGGCTGACGCCGCGATTGCTGCGAACGGGCTCGGTACGTCGCGAGGGCACTGCGTCGCAGCTGCTTGCGAGCGTGGCCGCCGATCTGGTTGACCTGCTAGCGGGACATGACATCGGCAACGTCAAGCGTTGCGCGCACGAGGGATGCACGCGCCTCTATGTCGATTCCTCCCGCGGGCACAACCGGCATTGGTGCGGAATGAGTACCTGCGGCAATAAGGCCAAGGTGCAGGCCTTCCGGGCACGGCGGCGTGTCTTAGCCAATTAG
- a CDS encoding alpha-hydroxy acid oxidase has translation MAVKRRAPKMRDLAPLLQFKRPRFSATERRLAAAFTIDDLRRIAKRRTPKAAFDYTDGAAEDELSLERARQAFRDIEFHPTILRDVSNVDTGWEVLGRPVAAPFGIAPTGFTRLMHTEGEIAGAGAAGRAGIPFSLSTLGTCAIEDLVTAVPNGRKWFQLYMWRDRDRSIALVQRAADAGFDTLLATVDVPVPGARLRDNRNGMTIPPTLTLRTVLDAVPHPKWWFDLLTTEPLAFASLDRWPGTVAEYLSTMFDPSLTFDDLEWIKAQWPGKLVVKGIQTLADARAVVDRGVDGIVLSNHGGRQLDRAPVPFHLLPEVARELGRDTEILVDTGIMSGADIVAAIALGARCTLVGRAYLYGLMAGGEAGVDRAIDILHSGLTRTMRLLGVSCLEELAPHHVTQLRRLGPITG, from the coding sequence ATGGCAGTCAAACGACGAGCGCCCAAGATGCGCGACCTCGCGCCGTTGCTGCAATTCAAGCGGCCCCGATTCAGTGCGACCGAGCGCCGCCTGGCGGCGGCGTTCACCATCGACGACTTGCGGCGCATCGCCAAGCGCCGCACCCCCAAGGCCGCGTTCGACTACACCGACGGCGCCGCCGAAGACGAGCTGTCCCTCGAACGTGCGCGACAAGCCTTCCGCGACATAGAGTTTCACCCGACGATTTTGCGGGACGTCAGCAACGTGGACACCGGGTGGGAGGTGTTGGGCCGGCCCGTCGCGGCGCCGTTCGGCATCGCGCCGACCGGATTCACCCGGCTGATGCACACCGAGGGCGAGATCGCCGGAGCGGGAGCGGCCGGGCGCGCCGGGATACCGTTTTCGCTGTCGACGCTGGGCACCTGCGCGATCGAAGACCTGGTGACGGCAGTTCCAAACGGGCGCAAGTGGTTTCAGCTCTATATGTGGCGCGACCGAGATCGCTCGATAGCCCTGGTGCAGCGCGCCGCTGACGCGGGCTTTGACACCCTGCTGGCCACCGTCGACGTCCCCGTCCCCGGCGCGCGGCTGCGCGACAACCGCAACGGGATGACGATCCCGCCGACGCTGACGCTGCGCACCGTTCTCGACGCGGTGCCGCACCCGAAGTGGTGGTTCGACCTGTTGACCACCGAACCGCTGGCCTTTGCTTCGCTGGATCGCTGGCCGGGCACCGTCGCGGAATACCTGAGCACGATGTTCGACCCCAGCCTGACGTTCGACGACCTGGAGTGGATCAAGGCTCAGTGGCCGGGCAAGCTCGTGGTCAAGGGCATCCAGACGCTCGCCGATGCCCGCGCCGTCGTCGATCGCGGCGTGGACGGCATCGTCTTGTCCAATCACGGCGGGCGCCAACTCGACCGGGCCCCGGTCCCCTTCCACCTGCTGCCCGAGGTGGCGCGCGAGCTGGGCAGGGACACCGAGATCCTGGTGGACACCGGGATCATGTCGGGCGCCGATATCGTCGCGGCCATCGCGCTCGGCGCGCGTTGCACGCTCGTCGGGCGGGCCTATCTCTACGGGCTGATGGCCGGGGGCGAGGCGGGTGTCGATCGCGCGATTGACATCCTGCACAGCGGGCTGACCCGGACCATGCGACTGCTCGGCGTGAGCTGCCTCGAGGAGCTCGCGCCGCACCACGTCACGCAATTACGCCGGCTAGGCCCGATTACGGGCTAG
- a CDS encoding DUF1810 domain-containing protein, producing MESASDPFDLNRFVKAQAPVYDTVVAELRSGRKRSHWMWFVFPQLRGLGGSSTAVRYGIASLQEARAYLSHELLGLRLRECARLVDAVQGRSVAEIFGSPDDLKLRSSMTLFALATDDARDFTALLDKYYGGEQDPQTLARLRL from the coding sequence ATGGAGTCGGCGAGCGACCCGTTCGATCTAAACCGCTTCGTCAAGGCGCAGGCCCCGGTGTACGACACGGTCGTGGCGGAGTTGCGGAGCGGCCGAAAGCGCAGCCACTGGATGTGGTTTGTGTTCCCGCAACTGCGCGGGCTCGGCGGCAGCTCGACGGCCGTCCGATACGGCATCGCCTCGCTGCAAGAGGCCCGCGCCTACTTGAGTCACGAGCTGCTGGGCCTGCGGCTGCGGGAGTGCGCTCGGCTGGTCGACGCGGTGCAGGGCCGCTCGGTGGCGGAGATCTTCGGCTCGCCCGACGACCTCAAACTGCGCTCGTCGATGACGCTGTTCGCGCTGGCGACCGACGATGCCCGGGACTTCACCGCGCTGCTCGACAAGTATTACGGCGGCGAGCAGGACCCGCAGACGCTGGCCCGGCTGCGGCTCTAG
- a CDS encoding alpha-amylase family protein, with product MTASWVAHAIWWQVYPLGFVGAFPTPGGLAPPDASEHRLRRLVDWFDHAIALGASGIALGPVFASRTHGYDTTDHYRIDPRLGDGDDFDHVVAEAHGRGLRVLLDGVFNHVGVDFEKYRDAAQGAEAAGWFRGRPGRFHTFEGHAELITLNHEDPRVVDYVADVMTHWLQRGADGWRLDAAYAVPPEFWSNVLPRVREKFPDAWFVGELIHGDYAAVVKAARFDSATQYELWKAIWSSLNDGNFFELDWALQRHGELLNSFTPLTFIGNHDVTRIASRLERPDHLAHALVVLLTVGGVPSIYAGDELGFRGVKEERYGGDDAVRPEFGSPPMPLDAFGAKVWGLHQYLVGLRRRHPWLHGATTTSVRLTNRHYCYTTRRGDDALLVALNIDDKPLSLALPELGTARARVLAGSSAPPQEIVDAVVVEPHGWQILQPG from the coding sequence GTGACCGCATCCTGGGTAGCGCACGCGATCTGGTGGCAGGTGTACCCCTTGGGCTTTGTGGGAGCGTTTCCCACGCCCGGGGGGTTGGCTCCGCCGGACGCGAGCGAGCACAGGCTGCGGCGCCTCGTCGACTGGTTCGATCACGCGATCGCCCTGGGGGCCTCCGGGATTGCGCTGGGCCCGGTCTTCGCGTCGCGCACCCACGGCTATGACACCACCGATCACTACCGCATCGACCCGCGCCTCGGCGACGGCGACGATTTCGACCACGTCGTCGCCGAGGCGCACGGTCGTGGCCTGCGGGTGCTGCTCGACGGCGTGTTCAACCATGTCGGCGTCGATTTCGAGAAGTACCGTGATGCGGCCCAGGGCGCCGAGGCGGCCGGCTGGTTTCGCGGACGCCCCGGCCGATTCCACACCTTCGAGGGCCACGCCGAGCTGATCACCCTCAACCACGAGGACCCGCGGGTGGTCGACTACGTTGCCGACGTGATGACCCACTGGCTGCAGCGCGGCGCCGATGGGTGGCGGCTGGACGCGGCTTACGCCGTGCCGCCGGAATTCTGGTCGAACGTGCTGCCCCGGGTCCGGGAGAAGTTCCCAGACGCGTGGTTTGTCGGCGAGCTCATCCACGGCGACTACGCCGCCGTCGTCAAGGCGGCCCGATTCGATTCGGCTACCCAATACGAGCTGTGGAAGGCGATTTGGAGCAGCCTGAACGACGGCAACTTCTTCGAGCTGGATTGGGCCTTGCAGCGGCACGGCGAGCTGCTGAACAGCTTCACGCCGCTGACCTTCATCGGCAATCATGACGTCACCCGCATCGCGAGCCGGCTCGAGCGGCCCGATCACCTAGCCCACGCGCTGGTCGTCCTGCTGACGGTCGGCGGCGTGCCCAGCATCTACGCCGGCGACGAGCTCGGATTCCGTGGCGTCAAGGAAGAGCGCTACGGCGGTGACGATGCGGTGCGTCCCGAGTTCGGCTCTCCCCCAATGCCATTAGATGCCTTCGGCGCCAAGGTGTGGGGCCTGCACCAGTATCTGGTCGGGCTCCGCCGGCGCCACCCGTGGCTGCACGGGGCCACCACCACATCGGTGCGGCTGACCAACCGCCACTACTGCTATACGACCCGACGCGGCGACGATGCATTGCTGGTCGCGCTGAACATCGACGACAAGCCGCTGTCCTTGGCGCTGCCGGAGCTGGGTACCGCCCGCGCCCGCGTGCTCGCCGGTTCGTCGGCCCCGCCCCAGGAAATCGTCGACGCGGTGGTCGTCGAGCCGCACGGCTGGCAGATTCTGCAGCCCGGCTAG
- a CDS encoding alkyl hydroperoxide reductase — MSIENLKEALPEYAKDLKLNLGSIARSTVLGEEQLWGTLLASAAATRNPQVLSEIGTEAADNLSAEAYQAALGAAAIMGMNNVFYRGRGFLDGQYDDLRPGLRMNIIGNPGVDKANFELWSFAVSSINGCSHCVVAHEHTLREAGVDREVILEALKAASIVAGVAQAITAAETLAAVG, encoded by the coding sequence ATGAGCATCGAGAACCTGAAGGAAGCACTGCCCGAGTACGCCAAGGACCTCAAGCTCAACCTTGGCTCGATCGCCCGCAGCACCGTCCTCGGCGAGGAGCAACTGTGGGGCACGCTGCTGGCCAGCGCCGCGGCGACGCGAAACCCTCAGGTGCTCAGCGAGATTGGTACCGAGGCCGCTGACAACCTGTCCGCAGAGGCGTATCAGGCCGCGTTGGGCGCGGCAGCGATCATGGGCATGAACAACGTGTTCTACCGTGGTCGCGGCTTCCTGGACGGCCAGTACGACGACCTGCGTCCCGGCCTGCGGATGAACATCATCGGCAACCCGGGCGTGGACAAGGCGAACTTCGAGCTCTGGTCGTTCGCGGTGTCGTCGATCAACGGCTGTTCGCACTGCGTCGTCGCCCACGAGCACACGCTGCGGGAGGCCGGTGTCGACCGCGAGGTCATTCTGGAAGCGCTGAAGGCGGCATCCATCGTTGCCGGTGTGGCGCAGGCGATTACCGCCGCCGAGACACTGGCTGCAGTCGGCTGA
- a CDS encoding peroxiredoxin, producing the protein MSLLTIGDQFPAYELTGLIGGDLSKVDAKQPEDYFKTVSSDDYEGKWRIVFFWPKDFTFVCPTEIAAFGKLNDEFADRDAQVLGVSVDSEFVHFQWRVQHEDLKKLPFPMLSDIKRELALATGVLNDGGVADRVTFIVDPNNEVQFVSATAGSVGRNVDEVLRVLDALQSDELCACNWRKGDPTLDAGELLKASA; encoded by the coding sequence ATGTCGTTGCTGACCATCGGCGATCAATTCCCCGCGTACGAGCTCACCGGCCTCATCGGTGGCGACCTGTCGAAGGTCGACGCAAAGCAGCCCGAAGACTACTTCAAGACCGTCTCGAGCGACGACTACGAGGGCAAGTGGCGGATCGTGTTCTTCTGGCCGAAGGACTTCACGTTCGTCTGCCCGACCGAGATCGCCGCGTTCGGCAAGCTGAACGACGAGTTCGCCGACCGCGACGCGCAGGTGCTCGGCGTCTCCGTCGACAGCGAGTTCGTCCACTTCCAGTGGCGCGTGCAACACGAGGACCTCAAGAAGCTGCCGTTCCCGATGCTCTCGGACATCAAGCGCGAACTGGCCCTGGCCACCGGCGTGCTCAACGACGGCGGTGTGGCCGACCGCGTGACCTTCATTGTGGATCCCAACAACGAGGTCCAATTCGTCTCGGCGACCGCCGGATCCGTGGGGCGTAACGTGGACGAGGTGCTGCGGGTACTCGACGCCCTGCAGTCCGACGAGCTGTGCGCGTGCAACTGGCGCAAGGGCGACCCGACGCTGGATGCCGGCGAGCTGCTCAAGGCGTCGGCGTAA
- a CDS encoding hydrogen peroxide-inducible genes activator, translating to MTDKSFQPTLAGLRAFVAVAEKHHFGSAAATLAVSQSTLSQALAALEAGLRTRLVERSTRRVRLTQEGVHLLPLAQAVVAATDAFSAAAAGTSDPLQGSLRLGLIPTVAPYVLPSVLEGLAIRLPALTLRVVEDQTERLLAALRDGGVDAALIALPAEVAGISEIPIYDEDFLLAVPPGHPLSGKRRVPTSALAELPLLLLDEGHCLRDQALEICQKAGLPAELADTRAASLATAVQCVTGGLGVTLIPQSAAPVEAARSQLGLAHFAAPRPGRQIGLVFRSSSGRDESYRRLAAVIGESIGSEQQVRLVKQRHSAAAAS from the coding sequence ATGACCGATAAGAGTTTTCAGCCCACCCTGGCGGGACTGCGGGCCTTCGTGGCGGTAGCCGAGAAGCACCATTTCGGAAGCGCCGCAGCGACTCTCGCGGTGAGCCAGTCGACCTTGTCGCAGGCCCTGGCCGCGCTAGAGGCCGGTCTTCGCACCCGCCTCGTCGAGCGATCCACCCGGCGTGTCCGCTTGACGCAGGAGGGTGTGCACCTGCTGCCGCTCGCGCAGGCCGTCGTCGCGGCGACGGATGCCTTCAGCGCCGCCGCCGCCGGGACCTCCGATCCGCTGCAGGGCAGCCTGCGACTCGGGCTGATTCCGACCGTCGCGCCCTACGTGCTGCCGAGTGTGTTGGAAGGACTGGCGATTCGCCTGCCGGCGCTGACCCTGCGAGTCGTCGAGGATCAGACCGAACGCCTGCTCGCGGCGCTGCGCGACGGCGGGGTGGACGCGGCGCTGATCGCGTTGCCCGCCGAGGTCGCCGGGATCAGCGAGATACCCATCTACGACGAGGACTTCCTGCTCGCCGTGCCGCCTGGGCATCCGCTGTCGGGCAAGCGCCGGGTGCCGACCTCCGCGTTGGCGGAGTTGCCGCTGCTGCTGTTGGACGAGGGCCACTGCCTGCGCGACCAGGCCCTAGAAATCTGCCAAAAGGCCGGCTTACCAGCAGAACTCGCCGACACGCGGGCCGCGTCGTTGGCGACCGCGGTGCAATGCGTGACCGGCGGATTGGGCGTCACGCTGATACCGCAGAGCGCGGCCCCGGTGGAAGCCGCGCGCAGCCAACTCGGGCTCGCGCATTTCGCGGCTCCCCGCCCCGGTCGGCAAATCGGCCTGGTGTTCCGCTCGTCGAGCGGCCGCGACGAATCCTATCGGCGGCTGGCCGCCGTCATCGGGGAGTCGATCGGCAGTGAACAGCAGGTGCGGTTGGTCAAACAGCGTCACTCGGCGGCGGCCGCCAGTTAG
- a CDS encoding PPOX class F420-dependent oxidoreductase, which yields MTTLQNAVALAATESGLAVISTVRADGTVQASLVNVGLLPHPATGEPVLGFTTYGKVKLANLRARPQLAVTFRNGWQWATVEGRAELAGPEDSQPWLADTEQLRVLLRDVFSAAGGTHDDWDTYDRVMAAEHRAVVLIAPTRVYSNG from the coding sequence ATGACGACACTGCAAAACGCCGTGGCGCTGGCGGCGACGGAGAGCGGTCTGGCGGTGATCTCGACGGTTCGCGCTGACGGGACCGTGCAGGCCTCGCTGGTGAACGTGGGCCTGTTGCCGCACCCGGCGACGGGGGAGCCGGTGCTGGGTTTCACCACCTACGGCAAGGTCAAGCTCGCCAACTTGCGCGCGCGGCCGCAATTGGCCGTCACTTTCCGCAACGGATGGCAGTGGGCGACGGTCGAGGGGCGCGCCGAGCTGGCCGGCCCGGAGGACAGCCAACCTTGGCTTGCCGACACCGAGCAGTTACGGGTGCTGTTGCGCGACGTGTTCAGCGCCGCGGGCGGAACGCACGACGACTGGGACACCTACGACCGGGTGATGGCCGCCGAGCACCGCGCCGTGGTGTTGATCGCGCCCACCCGCGTCTACAGCAACGGGTGA
- a CDS encoding enoyl-CoA hydratase/isomerase family protein has translation MTLQIDDHNRVRTLTLNRPEALNAFNEALYDATAEALLAAAVDPEVAVVLLTGTGRGFSAGTDLAEMQARITDPDFVEGKHGFRGLIDALSAFPKPLICAVNGVGVGIGATILGYADMAFMSSTARLKCPFTSLGVAPEAASSYLLPQLVGRQNAAWLLMSSEWVSAADALRMGLVWRVCDPEELLPEARRHAEILASRPISSLMAVKHTMIEPVRPEIAAATARENAHFAELMGAQANAAALASFAERKQS, from the coding sequence GTGACGCTGCAGATCGACGACCACAACCGGGTGCGCACGCTGACGCTGAACCGGCCCGAAGCGCTCAACGCCTTCAACGAGGCCCTCTACGACGCCACCGCCGAAGCGTTGCTGGCCGCCGCAGTCGATCCCGAGGTTGCGGTGGTCCTGCTGACCGGGACGGGCCGCGGCTTTTCGGCCGGCACCGACCTCGCCGAAATGCAGGCACGAATCACCGACCCCGACTTCGTCGAGGGCAAGCATGGATTTCGCGGCCTGATCGACGCCCTGAGCGCGTTCCCCAAACCGCTGATCTGCGCCGTGAACGGCGTCGGCGTCGGAATCGGGGCGACCATCCTCGGTTACGCGGATATGGCGTTCATGTCGTCGACGGCGCGGCTGAAGTGCCCGTTCACCAGCCTCGGCGTGGCACCCGAAGCGGCGTCGTCGTACCTGCTGCCGCAACTCGTGGGCCGGCAGAACGCGGCCTGGCTGCTGATGTCCTCGGAGTGGGTCAGCGCCGCCGACGCGCTGCGGATGGGATTGGTGTGGCGGGTCTGCGATCCCGAAGAGCTACTGCCCGAGGCGCGTCGGCACGCGGAAATCCTTGCCTCCCGGCCTATCTCGAGCCTGATGGCAGTCAAGCACACCATGATCGAGCCGGTCCGTCCGGAGATCGCTGCCGCGACCGCGCGGGAGAACGCGCACTTCGCCGAGCTGATGGGCGCCCAAGCCAATGCCGCGGCTCTGGCGTCTTTCGCGGAGCGAAAGCAAAGCTGA